One Candidatus Saccharibacteria bacterium RAAC3_TM7_1 genomic region harbors:
- a CDS encoding Prepilin-type cleavage/methylation protein (RAAC3_TM7_1_409), with product MRKTISMSGSESLCAKGLLRRGFTIIELLIVIVVIAILAAITVVAYNGIQTRANNTQTIDAVKQFVKAYHLYAIDNGDYPQFAGCLGEGYPAPNARCLSQSTAECWGTGGATSLAINEALKPYMNGRVPSPSMQQATCGATTYVGAYGSYSSTTKTVTVYMILKGNQVCPPMSPNTVTVGTSFIGDATRCFYRIEAAA from the coding sequence ATGAGAAAAACCATAAGCATGTCCGGTAGTGAATCTTTGTGCGCAAAGGGTCTACTGCGGCGTGGTTTCACGATTATTGAACTCCTGATCGTCATCGTGGTGATTGCAATTCTCGCAGCGATTACGGTCGTGGCGTATAACGGTATTCAAACTCGAGCGAATAATACGCAGACAATTGATGCCGTGAAGCAATTCGTTAAAGCATATCATCTCTACGCGATCGATAACGGTGACTACCCACAGTTTGCAGGCTGCTTAGGTGAAGGATATCCGGCGCCGAATGCTCGTTGTCTGTCTCAGAGCACGGCAGAGTGTTGGGGCACTGGCGGTGCAACCAGCCTCGCTATAAACGAGGCGCTGAAGCCCTATATGAACGGTCGGGTGCCGTCTCCGAGTATGCAGCAAGCTACTTGCGGGGCTACTACCTATGTTGGTGCGTACGGTTCTTATTCAAGTACCACGAAAACAGTAACTGTATACATGATCTTGAAAGGTAATCAGGTCTGCCCGCCAATGAGTCCAAATACGGTTACCGTAGGAACGTCATTTATTGGTGATGCCACGAGGTGCTTCTATAGGATAGAGGCAGCCGCATAG
- a CDS encoding SSU ribosomal protein S6P (RAAC3_TM7_1_410), translating to MEYELTVLIHPDLESDLEKPLTKVRELIKSTGGTIKNEDVWGKKKLAYRIKKEDFAVYVCFEVELPADAPLKISNTLNITDEVLRYLLVKVDEKERKALAAAKKNAGEDSEEE from the coding sequence GTGGAGTATGAACTAACCGTTCTAATTCATCCGGATCTAGAAAGTGATCTGGAAAAGCCGCTGACGAAGGTCCGCGAGCTCATCAAAAGTACCGGTGGTACGATTAAAAACGAAGATGTCTGGGGTAAGAAAAAGCTGGCTTACCGCATTAAGAAAGAAGACTTTGCTGTCTATGTGTGTTTTGAAGTAGAGCTACCCGCCGATGCGCCGCTCAAAATTTCCAACACGCTCAATATTACCGACGAAGTATTACGCTACCTACTGGTGAAGGTAGATGAAAAAGAACGCAAGGCGCTAGCCGCCGCCAAAAAGAACGCTGGAGAAGACAGCGAGGAGGAGTAG
- a CDS encoding single-strand binding protein (RAAC3_TM7_1_411) gives MARSINQVILMGRLTRDPEMRTTTTGKSIASFGLAVDRNTQDDQADFFDITAWEKLGELANQYLSKGRRCLVQGRLRQDSWDDKETGKKRSRVEVVATDITFLDGPNSSDNGGGNAPASSNSSSSKKSDDVVIEEIDDKPIDLSEIPF, from the coding sequence ATGGCTCGTTCAATTAACCAAGTAATCCTGATGGGGCGTCTGACGCGTGATCCGGAAATGCGCACCACCACGACTGGCAAGAGTATCGCAAGCTTTGGGCTGGCGGTTGACCGCAATACGCAGGACGACCAAGCGGACTTTTTCGATATTACCGCCTGGGAGAAACTCGGCGAACTAGCAAATCAGTACTTAAGTAAAGGTCGCCGTTGCCTCGTACAGGGACGCTTGCGCCAAGACAGCTGGGACGACAAGGAAACGGGTAAGAAACGCTCACGCGTTGAAGTCGTGGCGACAGATATTACCTTTCTCGATGGCCCAAATAGTAGCGACAATGGCGGCGGAAATGCCCCAGCAAGTAGCAATTCATCTTCGAGCAAAAAGTCTGACGACGTCGTGATCGAAGAGATTGATGATAAACCAATTGATTTAAGTGAAATTCCATTCTAG
- a CDS encoding ribosomal protein S18 (RAAC3_TM7_1_412), giving the protein MAPKRYKKAASMYFDYKDVKTLQRYINAYGQIESIAKTGLSLKQQRQLAVAIKRARHLALLPFVASN; this is encoded by the coding sequence ATGGCACCAAAACGATACAAAAAAGCTGCATCGATGTACTTTGACTATAAAGACGTCAAAACCTTGCAGCGTTACATCAATGCATACGGACAGATTGAAAGCATTGCTAAAACTGGCTTGAGCCTGAAGCAGCAGCGTCAGCTCGCTGTGGCGATCAAGCGAGCTCGTCACTTGGCACTACTCCCATTTGTTGCATCAAATTAA
- a CDS encoding hypothetical protein (RAAC3_TM7_1_413) has product MGEKRLHHDDEWGWDEDSNTEDEPRVRIPEIPKGVIITAAIGLSATALGLGIKRLYDKAHEGKGDVSTD; this is encoded by the coding sequence ATGGGCGAAAAAAGACTTCACCACGATGATGAGTGGGGGTGGGACGAAGACTCAAATACAGAAGACGAACCGCGGGTGAGAATCCCTGAGATTCCTAAAGGAGTCATTATTACAGCTGCCATTGGGCTTTCAGCGACAGCGCTCGGGCTCGGCATTAAACGGCTATACGATAAAGCACACGAAGGAAAAGGTGATGTATCAACCGACTGA
- a CDS encoding elongation factor P (RAAC3_TM7_1_414): protein MYQPTDLKKGTVIQLDGTPYRVTEYGQKVMGRGGSIVNVRLKNLLDGSVVPKTFKGADKIEPAEVNTKSVQYLYNDSDTYFFMDPESFEQFELSSEVVDTASDYLKEGDMLGLQFFAGRVINVELPKNIYLEVTYAEDIVKGDTTSAVMKDATLETGLKIRVPAFIKTGDIVSVDTATGEYRERKK from the coding sequence ATGTATCAACCGACTGACTTAAAGAAAGGTACTGTTATCCAGCTCGACGGCACGCCGTATCGAGTGACAGAGTATGGTCAAAAAGTTATGGGACGTGGCGGATCGATCGTCAATGTACGCCTGAAGAATCTACTCGATGGTAGTGTGGTGCCAAAAACGTTTAAGGGAGCCGATAAAATTGAGCCAGCAGAGGTGAACACAAAAAGTGTTCAATACCTCTACAACGATAGCGACACCTACTTCTTTATGGATCCGGAAAGTTTTGAACAATTTGAACTTTCTTCAGAGGTTGTCGATACGGCGAGTGACTACTTAAAAGAAGGCGATATGCTCGGTCTACAATTCTTCGCTGGTCGTGTTATCAACGTCGAACTACCTAAAAATATCTACCTCGAAGTGACCTATGCCGAGGATATCGTGAAAGGTGATACGACCAGTGCGGTTATGAAAGACGCCACGCTTGAAACCGGGCTTAAGATTCGTGTACCAGCTTTTATTAAGACCGGTGATATTGTTTCGGTCGATACCGCTACGGGTGAGTACCGCGAACGGAAGAAATAA
- a CDS encoding Hemolysin A, nonfunctional (RAAC3_TM7_1_415) produces MKQRLDVLMVKRWLAQSRSQAENLIRLGQVMVNGVPVQKAGHFVLETDDISLSSDERYVSRAGLKLASVSQALGLDFQTKTVLDVGSSTGGFTDYALQHGARKVFAVDVGTEQLHPSLRGNSAIELHEKTDIRDFRPTEPVDIVVMDVSFISLREVLPQIATFCSPTTQVVAMLKPQFEAGRQQINKGIIKNDAIRRQILKDFEAWVRRYFVIQDKKDSEVHGSKGNRERFYLLKIIS; encoded by the coding sequence ATGAAACAGCGCTTGGACGTGCTGATGGTAAAACGCTGGTTGGCGCAGTCTCGCTCCCAAGCTGAGAACCTGATCCGACTCGGTCAGGTTATGGTGAACGGGGTGCCAGTGCAAAAAGCTGGTCATTTCGTTTTGGAGACCGACGACATTTCTCTCTCGAGCGATGAACGTTACGTCTCACGTGCCGGTTTGAAGCTGGCGAGTGTGAGCCAGGCGCTCGGTCTTGATTTCCAAACTAAGACCGTACTTGACGTCGGTTCGAGTACCGGCGGATTTACCGATTATGCGTTGCAGCATGGTGCTAGGAAAGTGTTTGCCGTTGATGTCGGTACGGAGCAGTTGCACCCGTCACTGAGAGGTAACTCTGCTATTGAGTTGCATGAAAAGACCGATATCCGTGATTTTAGGCCGACCGAGCCAGTCGATATAGTGGTGATGGACGTGAGTTTCATTAGCTTGCGGGAGGTTCTACCGCAGATTGCTACGTTTTGTTCGCCAACTACTCAGGTCGTGGCGATGCTCAAACCGCAATTTGAAGCAGGCCGCCAGCAGATAAACAAAGGTATTATCAAAAATGATGCGATCCGTCGCCAGATCCTAAAAGATTTTGAAGCTTGGGTAAGACGGTATTTTGTCATCCAGGATAAAAAAGACAGCGAGGTGCATGGTAGCAAGGGCAATCGCGAGCGATTTTACTTACTGAAAATTATTTCGTGA
- a CDS encoding GTP-binding protein YchF (RAAC3_TM7_1_416), whose protein sequence is MLTIGIVGLPNVGKSTLFNALTNNDILAANYPFATIEPNTGIVPVPDDRLATLEKMYSAQKVIPATVTFVDIAGLVAGASKGEGLGNKFLANIREGDAIVHIVRAFENDDILRHDNGSVNPKADIEIINTELILADLQSIDSRIPKLTKEAKARPAAREQVQYLESLKRHLEGGTPLSALPSLDYEMIADLHLLTAKPVIYAFNVDEATLADSAKQHDLTSLVAPAHCLFVCAKLEEEIKGLDEADAKELLESYGVAETGLRQMIKTAYDTLGLQSYLTAGEKEVRAWTIHKGATAPQAAGVIHSDFEKGFIAAQIVDFDDLVAAGSEVAARAAGKMRTEGKEYIMQPGDVVEFRFNVTK, encoded by the coding sequence ATGTTAACCATTGGCATCGTTGGTCTACCAAACGTCGGCAAATCGACGCTTTTTAATGCACTTACTAATAATGATATCTTGGCCGCCAACTACCCATTTGCGACAATCGAGCCAAATACCGGTATTGTACCAGTACCAGACGATCGCTTGGCGACCTTGGAAAAAATGTATTCGGCCCAGAAAGTCATCCCTGCAACCGTCACCTTCGTCGATATCGCCGGTCTCGTGGCTGGCGCCTCAAAGGGTGAAGGCCTAGGAAATAAATTCCTTGCTAATATCCGCGAGGGCGATGCGATCGTGCACATCGTCCGCGCTTTTGAAAATGATGACATTCTGCGCCACGACAACGGGTCGGTAAATCCGAAAGCTGATATCGAGATTATTAACACCGAGCTCATCTTAGCTGACTTGCAAAGTATTGACAGTCGCATTCCGAAACTGACAAAAGAAGCAAAAGCTCGTCCTGCAGCGCGTGAGCAGGTGCAGTACCTCGAGTCCCTCAAGCGACACCTCGAAGGTGGCACTCCATTATCTGCCCTCCCCAGCTTAGACTATGAAATGATCGCTGACCTGCACTTGCTCACGGCCAAGCCAGTTATTTATGCCTTTAACGTTGACGAAGCCACCCTGGCCGATAGCGCAAAACAACATGACCTCACGAGCCTAGTTGCGCCCGCCCACTGCCTCTTTGTCTGCGCCAAGCTCGAAGAAGAGATCAAAGGACTCGATGAAGCCGACGCAAAAGAACTACTCGAAAGTTACGGAGTCGCTGAAACTGGCCTTCGCCAGATGATCAAAACAGCCTACGATACGCTTGGCCTGCAAAGCTACTTAACCGCCGGCGAAAAAGAAGTCCGTGCTTGGACGATTCATAAAGGTGCGACTGCACCACAAGCCGCCGGTGTTATTCACAGTGATTTTGAAAAAGGTTTTATCGCCGCCCAAATTGTCGATTTTGATGATCTGGTCGCGGCTGGTTCGGAAGTAGCTGCCCGCGCCGCAGGCAAAATGCGCACCGAGGGCAAGGAGTATATCATGCAGCCCGGTGACGTGGTCGAATTCCGCTTCAACGTCACGAAATAA
- a CDS encoding Site-specific recombinase, DNA invertase Pin (RAAC3_TM7_1_417), which produces MKKVAIYMRVSTAHQEDEETIKSQYMELEARILADGYVLSPDLIYKDDGWSGAIIKRPGLDDLRADMQSKKFDILYFYDRGRISRKYVHQEIILGEAKDNGIECISLHDINGTSTEEVLMGSVMGIFHEYERVKIAERMRIGKVRKVRENKKLLGYNPKFGYDYHHRVKTGPDAKEGYFSINEKQAEIVRQIFNWIAEGKSKHEVKRLLVDADMKPPKGLRDQWSSSTLDRLVRDTTYMGKHYYNKSESVETKKPQNPDKEYRKVVKGSRVQRPKEEWLAIDVPIIVEPSLFDKVQVQLGINKRLNSRNNSKNKYLLTGLIKCPCGCSRAGDPANGSAYYRCTDRLNKYPLPRTCYEKGINVTVLDSLVWENVKDLLANPSLVVEQAQRWQKSASPLEHRSEELKNRLKAFDDEEVRYVKAYGKGTMPEKIYKEVVQELNEKREAVVYELNAIEAELMNKPTVPLEQLVDGVVKLVGKLSFNDKRKVIEKLVTNIVATKEEITIWGLLPIPTSEQVVLNVNHWHRWSTKRRQIDAF; this is translated from the coding sequence ATGAAAAAAGTGGCAATATATATGCGTGTGAGTACAGCTCACCAAGAAGATGAAGAAACGATTAAAAGCCAATACATGGAACTTGAAGCTAGAATCTTGGCTGATGGTTATGTACTATCTCCCGACCTAATTTATAAAGATGATGGTTGGAGTGGTGCAATTATTAAAAGACCTGGACTTGATGACTTACGGGCAGATATGCAAAGCAAAAAGTTTGATATTCTATACTTTTATGACCGAGGTCGTATATCCAGAAAATATGTGCATCAAGAAATTATTCTTGGCGAAGCAAAAGATAACGGCATTGAGTGCATCAGTTTACACGACATCAATGGCACTTCTACAGAAGAAGTCCTTATGGGAAGTGTTATGGGTATTTTCCATGAATATGAACGTGTAAAAATAGCAGAGCGTATGCGTATCGGTAAGGTCAGAAAAGTTCGTGAAAATAAGAAGCTACTCGGCTATAATCCAAAGTTTGGTTATGACTACCACCACAGGGTTAAAACTGGTCCAGATGCTAAAGAAGGATACTTCTCTATAAACGAAAAACAAGCAGAAATTGTACGTCAAATCTTCAACTGGATTGCAGAAGGAAAATCTAAGCATGAAGTAAAAAGACTACTTGTTGATGCAGATATGAAACCGCCAAAAGGTCTTCGTGACCAGTGGAGTAGCAGTACACTTGACCGATTAGTAAGAGATACGACCTATATGGGTAAGCACTACTACAACAAAAGTGAGTCAGTTGAGACCAAAAAACCACAGAACCCTGACAAAGAATATCGAAAAGTAGTTAAAGGCAGTCGAGTACAACGCCCCAAAGAAGAATGGCTCGCCATTGATGTTCCTATAATAGTAGAGCCGTCTTTATTCGATAAAGTGCAGGTACAACTGGGTATAAATAAACGGCTTAACTCACGCAATAATAGTAAGAATAAATACTTACTTACAGGACTAATTAAGTGTCCATGTGGCTGTTCTCGTGCGGGCGACCCTGCTAATGGGAGTGCTTACTACCGATGCACCGATAGACTGAACAAATATCCTCTACCTCGAACCTGCTATGAAAAAGGAATCAACGTAACTGTCCTAGATTCATTAGTCTGGGAGAACGTCAAAGATTTACTTGCTAATCCTTCCCTAGTCGTAGAACAAGCCCAAAGATGGCAGAAGTCCGCTTCCCCACTCGAACACCGCTCAGAAGAGCTAAAAAATCGCTTAAAAGCCTTTGACGACGAAGAGGTAAGATATGTGAAAGCCTATGGCAAAGGTACTATGCCTGAGAAAATTTACAAAGAAGTAGTTCAAGAATTGAATGAAAAACGTGAAGCAGTAGTCTATGAACTAAATGCTATTGAGGCTGAGTTAATGAACAAGCCCACTGTACCTCTGGAACAACTTGTTGACGGTGTGGTAAAATTAGTAGGAAAACTGAGCTTTAACGACAAGAGAAAAGTAATCGAAAAACTGGTTACAAATATTGTTGCAACGAAAGAAGAAATAACTATATGGGGATTATTACCAATTCCAACGTCAGAACAGGTTGTGTTAAATGTTAACCATTGGCATCGTTGGTCTACCAAACGTCGGCAAATCGACGCTTTTTAA
- a CDS encoding hypothetical protein (RAAC3_TM7_1_418) translates to MSEYKFYTVAEVAEILQVHWQSVLNYIKSGKLKAVKLGKGYRISATSLSKFISDSTKRKKQ, encoded by the coding sequence ATGTCTGAATATAAGTTTTATACAGTTGCGGAAGTTGCAGAAATACTCCAAGTTCACTGGCAAAGCGTGTTGAATTACATTAAGAGCGGCAAGCTGAAAGCGGTGAAATTAGGTAAGGGTTATCGAATAAGTGCCACCTCACTCTCCAAGTTTATTTCAGACAGTACTAAAAGGAAAAAGCAATGA
- a CDS encoding hypothetical protein (RAAC3_TM7_1_419): MTDFLNDSQKKKNKEPTVVYRQVEKETILIEQVFNMLFEMVEENNNPTD, translated from the coding sequence ATGACTGATTTTCTAAACGACTCGCAAAAAAAGAAAAATAAAGAACCTACTGTCGTTTATCGACAAGTAGAAAAAGAAACGATTCTGATTGAACAGGTATTTAACATGCTGTTCGAAATGGTAGAAGAAAATAACAATCCAACGGATTGA
- a CDS encoding DNA repair protein RadA (RAAC3_TM7_1_420) — MVTSEKKIIDVASLDSLMTQYFPTARWTVESIIPEGGLTILSAAPGSFKTWLMLEITLSIAEGRSLFGKYSTNKTGVLFVDEESGPRMLQERFKQLGSVEGLPIHYTSRQNTRVTEAYVESLLVICKEKEIGLVMFDSLVRLHSSDENASKDMSELFNLFRQLTDSGLSVLIAHHNRKPNQGNYNPSGDMRGSSDILAAVDCHMAMSRQNGSEYVLVQQTKNRYMPEIRPFKLRFVLENETSYFEFVGEEKNRSSERADDKQYIVDTLKINESDITKKLLYELLASNGKKIGMNRLGEYLEELIVDELVFTSEGPRTAVYYHIRTDTGVR; from the coding sequence ATGGTTACATCAGAAAAGAAAATAATTGATGTGGCTTCACTCGATTCACTTATGACGCAGTACTTCCCTACTGCAAGGTGGACGGTGGAGAGCATCATACCAGAGGGAGGGCTGACCATATTGTCAGCAGCACCAGGCTCGTTCAAAACGTGGCTAATGCTTGAAATAACTCTCTCCATTGCGGAAGGTAGAAGCCTTTTTGGAAAGTACAGTACCAACAAAACAGGCGTCCTATTTGTAGACGAAGAATCGGGTCCTAGAATGCTACAAGAACGCTTTAAGCAGCTAGGCTCTGTTGAAGGATTACCGATACACTATACCTCTCGTCAGAATACGAGAGTAACAGAGGCATACGTCGAAAGCCTTTTAGTTATCTGTAAGGAAAAAGAAATCGGCTTAGTGATGTTTGACTCTTTAGTTCGACTTCATTCAAGCGACGAAAATGCCTCCAAAGATATGTCGGAGTTGTTTAACCTATTTAGACAACTTACTGATAGTGGGCTGTCTGTACTTATCGCTCACCACAATCGAAAACCTAACCAAGGGAACTACAATCCATCGGGAGATATGAGAGGTAGTTCCGACATACTTGCCGCAGTTGATTGTCACATGGCGATGAGCCGTCAAAATGGCAGTGAATACGTTTTAGTTCAGCAGACTAAAAACCGTTATATGCCAGAAATACGACCCTTCAAATTACGCTTTGTTTTGGAAAACGAAACCAGTTATTTTGAGTTTGTAGGCGAAGAAAAAAATCGGTCAAGTGAACGAGCTGACGACAAACAATATATCGTCGATACATTGAAGATTAACGAGTCGGATATTACAAAGAAGCTGCTTTATGAGTTACTTGCGAGTAATGGTAAAAAGATTGGTATGAATCGACTTGGTGAATACCTTGAAGAACTAATCGTTGATGAGTTAGTCTTCACCTCCGAAGGTCCAAGAACTGCCGTTTACTACCATATCAGAACCGATACAGGAGTGCGTTAG
- a CDS encoding hypothetical protein (RAAC3_TM7_1_421): protein MSSESLTDKQAELEILLPIVDEYTRYKKPEKIQIPTPAFDSNSIMSGESMFQVHELLKIEKTLQRLETQGLIKILSMFGTLDGIRVSIVDVDALLERYKLLDESIPSKGNLPRIIYSMKTGEGKINGEGFKLYRKKDNRKLFGKLLNSPDYRLSRSEAMKVVNLRTTVKDPDGINDFSKKVSKLRAGLRGLSKEHLRYQNNVLQLFADVKITDKNR, encoded by the coding sequence ATGAGTAGCGAATCACTAACAGACAAACAGGCAGAACTAGAGATTTTACTTCCGATTGTTGATGAGTACACTCGCTACAAAAAGCCAGAAAAAATACAAATACCTACGCCTGCGTTTGATTCAAACTCCATAATGAGCGGAGAGTCAATGTTTCAAGTACACGAATTATTAAAGATTGAAAAGACACTTCAACGTCTGGAAACCCAGGGACTTATAAAAATTCTCTCTATGTTCGGTACTTTAGACGGAATACGAGTATCTATCGTAGACGTAGATGCCTTACTCGAACGGTATAAATTACTCGATGAGTCTATACCCTCAAAAGGTAACCTACCTAGAATCATCTATTCAATGAAAACTGGTGAAGGTAAAATCAACGGCGAAGGTTTCAAATTATACAGGAAAAAAGACAACCGAAAGCTGTTTGGTAAATTGCTTAACTCCCCCGATTATCGTTTAAGCCGCTCGGAAGCAATGAAAGTCGTAAACCTCCGAACAACAGTAAAAGACCCTGATGGAATTAACGATTTTAGCAAAAAAGTTTCAAAACTTCGAGCAGGTTTAAGGGGTCTTAGCAAAGAGCATCTCAGGTATCAGAATAATGTCCTGCAATTATTTGCGGACGTAAAAATAACAGATAAGAATCGTTAA
- a CDS encoding hypothetical protein (RAAC3_TM7_1_422), translating to MTKGIYGAFNKTTGECIYVGKSNSSITGRWNHHKKLWKAGRPIHRQPLLTQYLYFFGDQVEWRILSELSELKPADWIYTDNDLLEAAEREIFFQLKPIANAYIPNGWDTLRLVENNGEPYPISEWNPYAVEVRISKGQFARFSDDKPHFTNPNILS from the coding sequence ATGACGAAAGGTATTTATGGTGCGTTCAATAAAACAACGGGTGAGTGTATCTATGTTGGCAAGTCTAACAGTTCTATTACAGGTCGCTGGAATCACCACAAAAAACTTTGGAAGGCAGGCAGACCCATACATCGCCAACCGCTACTGACCCAGTATTTATATTTCTTTGGCGACCAAGTCGAGTGGAGAATACTTTCAGAGTTGAGCGAACTCAAACCTGCTGACTGGATATATACGGACAATGATTTACTAGAAGCTGCCGAAAGAGAAATCTTCTTTCAACTTAAACCCATCGCTAATGCATATATACCGAATGGCTGGGATACCTTGCGATTGGTGGAAAATAATGGAGAACCATATCCCATTAGCGAGTGGAATCCGTATGCTGTCGAGGTTAGGATTTCAAAGGGTCAGTTTGCTCGATTTTCTGATGATAAGCCACATTTCACCAATCCGAATATACTTTCCTAA
- a CDS encoding hypothetical protein (RAAC3_TM7_1_423), which produces MFSCTGLIYKAIWWSVLTVDSILTTGSRVLYKDFQGRFADASVYVVY; this is translated from the coding sequence ATGTTTAGCTGTACGGGTTTAATTTATAAGGCCATCTGGTGGAGTGTACTAACCGTTGATAGTATCCTCACGACAGGGAGCCGAGTATTGTATAAAGACTTTCAGGGACGCTTTGCAGATGCCAGTGTGTATGTCGTCTATTAG
- a CDS encoding hypothetical protein (RAAC3_TM7_1_424), whose product MKQEQKNQQWTEYIETDRQPSSLEKLDCILEKRLKAFLAVRHAKTFMSKARL is encoded by the coding sequence ATGAAGCAAGAACAAAAAAATCAGCAGTGGACAGAATATATCGAGACGGACAGACAGCCCTCTAGCCTCGAAAAGTTGGACTGTATCTTAGAAAAACGCCTAAAGGCTTTTTTAGCAGTACGGCATGCTAAGACTTTTATGTCTAAGGCACGTTTATGA
- a CDS encoding hypothetical protein (RAAC3_TM7_1_425), translating to MNPSHVVNERVDIVPIFHANTAERVLCMPWKMRFRGQEIVFTVFGMRHPTTKGKRMIHVFEMSDGSNDYRLEFDAEHLTWTLASIVEGHSSGRY from the coding sequence ATGAACCCCTCACACGTGGTTAATGAACGAGTTGACATTGTACCCATCTTTCACGCCAACACGGCTGAGAGGGTCTTATGTATGCCTTGGAAGATGAGGTTTCGAGGACAAGAGATTGTGTTTACCGTGTTTGGTATGAGACACCCCACGACAAAAGGTAAACGTATGATACATGTCTTTGAAATGAGTGATGGTTCGAACGATTATCGTCTTGAGTTTGATGCTGAACATTTGACATGGACGTTAGCAAGTATAGTGGAGGGTCACAGTAGTGGAAGGTATTAA